A single genomic interval of Mesoplodon densirostris isolate mMesDen1 chromosome 20, mMesDen1 primary haplotype, whole genome shotgun sequence harbors:
- the ASH2L gene encoding set1/Ash2 histone methyltransferase complex subunit ASH2 isoform X2 codes for MAAAGTVPGPGVNAGPGPAGAANATPAEEGETKPVVAVAAVPAGEGTSAAPAAEPCSGEAESGDANSVDVSGGLETESSNGKDTLEGAGDTSEVMDTQAGSVDEENGRQLGEVELQCGICTKWFTADTFGIDTSSCLPFMTNYSFHCNVCHHSGNTYFLRKQANLKEMCLSALANLTWQSRTQDEHPKTMFSKDKDIIPFIDKYWECMTTRQRPGKMTWPNNIVKTMSKERDVFLVKEHPDPGSKDPEEDYPKFGLLDQDLSNIGPAYDNQKQSSAVSTSGNLNGGIAAGSSGKGRGAKRKQQDGGATGTTKKARSDPLFSAQRLPPHGYPLEHPFNKDGYRYILAEPDPHAPDPEKLELDCWAGKPIPGDLYRACLYERVLLALHDRAPQLKISDDRLTVVGEKGYSMVRASHGVRKGAWYFEITVDEMPPDTAARLGWSQPLGNLQAPLGYDKFSYSWRSKKGTKFHQSIGKHYSSGYGQGDVLGFYISLPEDTETAKSLPDTYKDKALIKFKSYLYFEEKDFVDKAEKSLKQTPHSEVSINFGPCFKYPPKDLMYRPMSDMGWGAVVEHTLADVLYHVETEVDGRRSPPWEP; via the exons ATGGCGGCGGCGGGAACCGTACCCGGCCCGGGAGTGAATGCAGGTCCTGGGCCGGCAGGGGCTGCAAATGCAACACCGGCAGAAGAAGGGGAAACGAAACCGGTAGTAGCGGTAGCAGCCGTTCCGGCCGGGGAGGGGACGTCTGCTGCTCCAGCCGCGGAGCCTTGCTCTGGAGAGGCCGAAAGCGG GGATGCAAACTCAGTTGATGTAAGTGGTGGCTTGGAGACAGAATCCTCTAATGGAAAGGATACACTA GAAGGTGCTGGGGATACTTCAGAGGTGATGGATACTCAGGCGGGCTCCGTGGATGAAGAGAATGGTCGCCAGTTGGGAGAGGTGGAGCTGCAGTGTGGAATATGTACCAAATGGTTCACAGCAGACACCTTTGGCATAGATACCTC ATCCTGTCTACCTTTCATGACCAACTACAGTTTCCACTGCAATGTATGCCATCATAGTGGGAATACCTACTTCCTCCGGAAGCAAGCAA actTGAAAGAAATGTGCCTTAGTGCTTTGGCCAACCTAACCTGGCAGTCCCGAACACAGGATGAACATCCGAAAACCATGTTCTCCAAAGATAAG gATATCATACCATTTATTGATAAATATTGGGAGTGCATGACGACCAGACAGAGACCTGGGAAAATGACCTGGCCAAATAACATTGTTAAGACGATG AGTAAAGAAAGAGATGTATTCTTAGTAAAGGAACACCCCGATCCTGGGAGTAAGGACCCAGAAGAAGATTACCCCAAATTTGGCCTTCTGGATCAG GATCTTAGTAACATTGGTCCTGCTTATGACAACCAAAAACAAAGCAGTGCCGTGTCCACCAGTGGGAATCTAAATG GGGGAATTGCAGCGGGAAGCagtggaaaaggaagaggagctAAGCGCAAACAGCAGGATGGCGGGGCCACCGGGACCACCAAGAAGGCCCGGAG tGACCCTTTGTTTTCTGCTCAGCGCCTTCCCCCTCATGGCTACCCCTTGGAACACCCATTTAACAAAGATGGCTATCGGTATATTCTAGCTGAGCCCGATCCCCACGCCCCTGACCCCGAGAAGCTTGAACTCGACTGCTGGGCAGGAAAACCGATTCCTGGAGACCTCTACAGAGCCTGCTTGTATGAACGGGTCTTGTTAGCCCTACATGATCGAG CTCCCCAGTTAAAGATCTCCGATGACCGGCTGACTGTGGTCGGAGAGAAGGGCTACTCTATGGTTCGGGCTTCTCATGGGGTTCGGAAAGGTGCCTGGTACTTTGAAATCACGGTGGATGAGATGCCGCCAGACACCGCTGCCAGACTGGGCTGGTCCCAGCCATTAG GTAACCTTCAAGCACCCTTAGGTTATGATAAATTTAGCTATTCTTGGCGGAGCAAAAAGGGGACCAAATTCCACCAGTCCATTGGCAAACACTACTCTTCTGGCTATGGACAGGGAGATGTCCTGGGATTTTATATCAGTCTTCCTGAAGACACAGAGACAGCCAAGTCACTGCCCGATACCTATAAAGATAAG GCTTTGATAAAGTTCAAGAGTTATTtgtattttgaagaaaaagacTTTGTGGATAAAGCAGAGAAGAGCCTAAAGCAGACTCCCCATAGCGAG
- the ASH2L gene encoding set1/Ash2 histone methyltransferase complex subunit ASH2 isoform X1 has protein sequence MAAAGTVPGPGVNAGPGPAGAANATPAEEGETKPVVAVAAVPAGEGTSAAPAAEPCSGEAESGDANSVDVSGGLETESSNGKDTLEGAGDTSEVMDTQAGSVDEENGRQLGEVELQCGICTKWFTADTFGIDTSSCLPFMTNYSFHCNVCHHSGNTYFLRKQANLKEMCLSALANLTWQSRTQDEHPKTMFSKDKDIIPFIDKYWECMTTRQRPGKMTWPNNIVKTMSKERDVFLVKEHPDPGSKDPEEDYPKFGLLDQDLSNIGPAYDNQKQSSAVSTSGNLNGGIAAGSSGKGRGAKRKQQDGGATGTTKKARSDPLFSAQRLPPHGYPLEHPFNKDGYRYILAEPDPHAPDPEKLELDCWAGKPIPGDLYRACLYERVLLALHDRAPQLKISDDRLTVVGEKGYSMVRASHGVRKGAWYFEITVDEMPPDTAARLGWSQPLGNLQAPLGYDKFSYSWRSKKGTKFHQSIGKHYSSGYGQGDVLGFYISLPEDTETAKSLPDTYKDKALIKFKSYLYFEEKDFVDKAEKSLKQTPHSEIIFYKNGVNQGVAYKDIFEGVYFPAISLYKSCTVSINFGPCFKYPPKDLMYRPMSDMGWGAVVEHTLADVLYHVETEVDGRRSPPWEP, from the exons ATGGCGGCGGCGGGAACCGTACCCGGCCCGGGAGTGAATGCAGGTCCTGGGCCGGCAGGGGCTGCAAATGCAACACCGGCAGAAGAAGGGGAAACGAAACCGGTAGTAGCGGTAGCAGCCGTTCCGGCCGGGGAGGGGACGTCTGCTGCTCCAGCCGCGGAGCCTTGCTCTGGAGAGGCCGAAAGCGG GGATGCAAACTCAGTTGATGTAAGTGGTGGCTTGGAGACAGAATCCTCTAATGGAAAGGATACACTA GAAGGTGCTGGGGATACTTCAGAGGTGATGGATACTCAGGCGGGCTCCGTGGATGAAGAGAATGGTCGCCAGTTGGGAGAGGTGGAGCTGCAGTGTGGAATATGTACCAAATGGTTCACAGCAGACACCTTTGGCATAGATACCTC ATCCTGTCTACCTTTCATGACCAACTACAGTTTCCACTGCAATGTATGCCATCATAGTGGGAATACCTACTTCCTCCGGAAGCAAGCAA actTGAAAGAAATGTGCCTTAGTGCTTTGGCCAACCTAACCTGGCAGTCCCGAACACAGGATGAACATCCGAAAACCATGTTCTCCAAAGATAAG gATATCATACCATTTATTGATAAATATTGGGAGTGCATGACGACCAGACAGAGACCTGGGAAAATGACCTGGCCAAATAACATTGTTAAGACGATG AGTAAAGAAAGAGATGTATTCTTAGTAAAGGAACACCCCGATCCTGGGAGTAAGGACCCAGAAGAAGATTACCCCAAATTTGGCCTTCTGGATCAG GATCTTAGTAACATTGGTCCTGCTTATGACAACCAAAAACAAAGCAGTGCCGTGTCCACCAGTGGGAATCTAAATG GGGGAATTGCAGCGGGAAGCagtggaaaaggaagaggagctAAGCGCAAACAGCAGGATGGCGGGGCCACCGGGACCACCAAGAAGGCCCGGAG tGACCCTTTGTTTTCTGCTCAGCGCCTTCCCCCTCATGGCTACCCCTTGGAACACCCATTTAACAAAGATGGCTATCGGTATATTCTAGCTGAGCCCGATCCCCACGCCCCTGACCCCGAGAAGCTTGAACTCGACTGCTGGGCAGGAAAACCGATTCCTGGAGACCTCTACAGAGCCTGCTTGTATGAACGGGTCTTGTTAGCCCTACATGATCGAG CTCCCCAGTTAAAGATCTCCGATGACCGGCTGACTGTGGTCGGAGAGAAGGGCTACTCTATGGTTCGGGCTTCTCATGGGGTTCGGAAAGGTGCCTGGTACTTTGAAATCACGGTGGATGAGATGCCGCCAGACACCGCTGCCAGACTGGGCTGGTCCCAGCCATTAG GTAACCTTCAAGCACCCTTAGGTTATGATAAATTTAGCTATTCTTGGCGGAGCAAAAAGGGGACCAAATTCCACCAGTCCATTGGCAAACACTACTCTTCTGGCTATGGACAGGGAGATGTCCTGGGATTTTATATCAGTCTTCCTGAAGACACAGAGACAGCCAAGTCACTGCCCGATACCTATAAAGATAAG GCTTTGATAAAGTTCAAGAGTTATTtgtattttgaagaaaaagacTTTGTGGATAAAGCAGAGAAGAGCCTAAAGCAGACTCCCCATAGCGAG ataattttttataaaaatggtgTCAATCAAGGTGTGGCTTACAAAGATATTTTTGAGGGGGTTTACTTTCCGGCCATCTCGCTGTACAAGAGCTGCACG